From Deltaproteobacteria bacterium:
CGCCGACCTGTACGCGCGATACTGGCCGGCCGACTGCCACCTCATCGGCAAGGACATCCTGCGATTTCACGCAGTGTACTGGCCCTGCTTCTTGCTGTCCGCGAAGCTGCCGCTGCCCAAGTCGATCGTCGTGACCGGCTTTTGGAACGTCAGCGGCAAGAAGATCAGCAAGTCGATCCCGGCGACGCGCGTCGACCCGGTCGCGCTCGCCGACGACATCGGCGTCGATGCGCTCCGCTACTTCCTGCTGCGCGAAAAGCCGCTCGGTCTCGACGGCGACTTCCGCTACGAGAGCGTGGTCGGCCGCTACAACGCCGAGCTGGCCAACGACCTCGGCAACCTCCTGCACCGCACGATCACGATGACGGACAAGTTCTGCGGCGGGCGCGTGCCGGCCGCGGGTCCGGCCGCCGCAGCCGAACTCGCGGCGCTGGCCGACGAGGTGGCGGCCGCCAGCGGCCGCGCCTGGGAGGCCTACGAACCGTCGCGCGCGCTCGAGGAGGTATGGCGGCTCGTGCGCGCCGCCAACCAGTACGTCGATCAGGCGCAACCGTGGAAGCTGGCCAAGGCCGGTGACAGCGGCGCGGTCGCGGGCGTCATGCGCGCCGCGCTCGAAGCCGTGACCTGGTGCGCTCTGCTGATGGCGCCCGCTTTGCCCCACAAGGCCGACGAGATCCTCGCCCGCCTCGGGGTCGGGGACGCGGACCGGACGGCGCAGCTCAGCCGGTGGCCGGAGCCGGGATCGTTCGGAACCCTGCTGCCGGCCGGCCTCACCGTGTCCCGGGGCGAGCCGCTGTTTCCGCGCATCGACGACGACCGAGCCGAGGCGCTGTACGCCAAGTGGATGGGCGACGCCGGGCTGTCGGCGCCCGCCGCGGACGCCGCCGGCGCGCCGCCGGACGCCGCCGGCCGGCCGCTCGTGTCCTTCGACGACTTCCAGCGCCTGGACCTGCGCGTTGCGCAGGTCGTGGCCGCCGAGCGCGTGCCGAAGGCCGACCGGCTGCTGCGGCTGGAGCTCGACGTCGGTCCGCTCGGGCGCCGGCAGGTGGTCGCCGGCATCGCCGCCGCGTACTCCCCCGAGCAGCTCGTCGGGCGCAAAGTCATCTTCCTCGCGAACCTCGAGCCGGCTACGATCCGGGGGGTCCGGTCGGAGGGCATGGTGCTCGCCGCGGGGGACGACGCGATCGTCGGCCTGTCGGCGGTCGACACGGACGTACCCCCGGGTACCATTATCCGCTAAGGAGGAGGCGTGAGTTCACCCCGTCGAGAACAGCGGCGCGCTCTGCGCATTGCGGTCCACATCCCGACGCTGATCGAACCGGTCGGCCAGCCGGCGCTGCGGCTGCACGATGACCTGGCCGCCGTGTACGAGCGCGTCGCCGCGTCGACCGACCGGATCGGCGACACCCTGCCCGGGGTCGTCCGCGACCTGTCGACCAATGGGGCCTTCATCGCGTGCGAACCGCTGCCGCTGCTGTCGCGCGTCGCCTTCACCTTCCCGCTCGACGGCTTCGGTCAGGTCGAGGCGATCGCGTGGACGCTGTGGCGGCGGCGCGAGGACTGCACGATTCCGGGACCCGACGGCACGCCGGTCGACCTGCCGCGCGGGTTCGGCGTGCTGTTCGAGGCGATCCCGCTCGACGCGCGCATGGCGATCCACGAGCTGGTCAGTCGCGCGGCGCGCGCGCCGGCGTGACGCACCGGCTCCCGAGCTGTCGTGACCGCGACGGAGTTCCGCTTTCTCCCGCGCTATCGCGCCTACGCGTGGACGGCGATCGCGCTCGGCGTCGCCACGGCCGTCGCGGCGCTCGTAGGCGGCGCTCGCGGCCGCGCGCTGTGGACGGCCGTCGGATTCGGCGGCGGTGCGGCGGCGCTCGCGGCGCTGTACTTGCGCTCGCCCGTGTGGCGCTACCGGCTGCGCGTCGACGATCGCGGCGTCGAGCTGGTCGACCACCACGGCGACCGCCGGTTTCTCGTCGAGTGGACCGACGTCGTGCGTTGCGTCGCGTCGCCCGACACCCGCACCCTCGCGCTCGACGGCGGCGGCCCCGAGCGTACCGTCGTCGTCCCCGGCCCGGGCGCGCCGGCCCCCTACGACGTCGCCGACAAAGACGAGCTGTACGAAGCGATCGTCCGCCGCGTCCCGCCGGAGCGGATCGAACGCGTCGATCTGGTAGAACTGGCGCGCCGCTGACGCGGCCCCCTGTCGATGTTCGCCCGCTCGGTCACCATCACCTTCGACGCAGCCGTCCGCGACCTCGCACACGGCTCGGACGCGCGCACGCGCGCCGACGCCGCCGTCGCGTTGGCTGACGCCGCCCCGGGCGCCGAGCGCCACCGCGCCGTGGACGCGCTGATCGCCGCGCTGGCCGACGATCACCCCGACGTCCGCGGCGCCGCGGCCCACGCACTCGGCCACCTCGGCGACGCGCGCGCGGTGCCGGCGCTGGTCGCCGGGCTCGACGACGACGCGCCCATCGCGCGCCAATCGTGCGCGATCGCGCTCGGGCGCATCGGCGACGACGCGGCGTTCGAGCCGCTGCGCCGCGCGCTGCGCGACGGCCCGCCCGACGTCCGGTTCCAGGCGGCGACGTCGCTGGTCGACGTCGCGGGGATCCGCGCGCTGCCGGCGCTGCTCGCCGCGCTCGACGACGACGACGGTGAAGTGCTGTCGGCCGTCGCCCTCGGGCTCGGCGCACTCGGCGACCCGCGTGCCGCCGACCCCCTCGCGCGGCTGCTCGACCACGCCCGCCGTCAGACGCGATTCGACGCCGCGTACGCGCTCGCCGCCCTCGGCGATGCGCGCGGCGTCGACGAACTGGCGGCCGCGCTCGACGACCGCGCGCTGGCGTGGTCCGCGATCGAGGCGCTCGAGCGCGCCGGTGACGCGCGCGCCATCCCCGCCGTGGCCCGCGCGCTCGCGCGGCCGCTGTATCCCCGGCCAATGCGCGTCCGCGCCGCCCAGGCGGCGCTGGCGCTCGGCGCGACCGGCGACGCCGAACGCGCCGCCCGCGCGGTGCTGTGCGACGCGCTGCGCGCGTGGCGGTTCGACGTGCGCGCGCTGGCCGTCGACGCGCTGGCCGCCGTCGGCGGCGCCTGGGCCGCCGCCCCACTCCAACGCCTGCGCGCGGCGCGACGCGGCCGCCGCCTGCGCGACGACATCGACCGCGCGCTGCGCGCGTGCAAGACCCGAGGCTCCTCCACATGACCGACAAGCCCTGTTCCTCCGCGCCGATCGAGTGGATCGACTCCCACGCGCACATCGACGGCCCCGAGTTCGACGCCGACCGCGACGACGTGATCGCGCGCGCCCGCGCCGCCTGCGTGACCGACATCGTCGTCGTCGGCGCCGCCGGCGACCTCGCCACCGCGGAGCGCGCGGTCCGCCTCGCGGCCGGCCACGAGCGGCTGCACGCGACGGTCGGCGTCCATCCGCACGATGCCGCCAAGCTCGCGCCGGACTGGTGGGAGCCGCTCGAGCGGCTCGCGCGGGCCGACTGCGTGTGCGCCATCGGCGAAACCGGGCTCGACTACCACTACGACCACTCGCCGCGCGACGTGCAGCGGCGGCGGTTCGCCGAGTTCGTCGAGCTGGCGCGCCGCGTCGGCAAGCCGGTGGTGTGTCACATCCGCGACGCGCACGCCGACGCCAAGGCGATCTTGCGCGAAACCGGCGCGGCCGAGGTCGGCGCAGTCGTCCACTGCTTCACCGGCACGCCCGACGACGCGCGCGACTACGTCGACCTGGGTTGCTACGTGTCCTTTTCCGGCATCGTCACGTTCCCGTCGCGCAGCTGCGAGCCGATCCGCGCGGCCGTGCGGCAGGTGCCGCTGGATCGCGTGTTGGTGGAAACCGACTGCCCGTACCTGGCGCCGGTGCCGCACCGGGGCCGGCGCAACGAGCCGGCGTGGGTCGCGCAAACCGGCGAAGTCGTGGCGCGCGCCGCCGGGATCGACGTGGCGGTCCTCGCGGCCGCGACGACCGCTAACGCCCGGAGATTCTTCCGCTTGACAGCGGCGTGAGCCGCGGGTATACACGCGCGTCCCGACACGCGAGCAACCGGCGACGCCGCCGATTTCAGGAGTCTACGTCATGGCAGAGCGAATGGGCCTTTTGGGAAAGAAGCTGGGGATGACCCAGGTGTACGCCCAGGACGGCGAGTGCATCCCGGTCACCGTCATCCTCACCCGCCCCAACGTCGTCGTGGGCAAGCGCACGATCGAGCGCGACGGCTACTCCGCTCTGCAGCTCGGCTTCGAGGAAAAGCCCGAGCGGCTGGTCACGCGGCCCGAGCGCGGCGCCTTCGTCAAGGCCAAGGTCAAGCCGATGCGCGTGGTGCGCGAGTTGCGCCTGCCGCCGGACAAGGTCGCCCAGTACGAGGTCGGCCAGATCGTGTCGGCCAAGGACGTGTTCGTCGCCGGCCGGCCGATCGACGTCACCGGCACGACCAAGGGCCGCGGCACCCAGGGCGTCATCAAACGCCACGGCATGGCCGGCACCAAGGCCAGCCACGGCGTGCACGAGTACTTCCGGCACGGCGGATCGATCGGCTGTCGGCTCACGCCCGGCCACGTCAAAAGGGGCAAGCGCATGGCGGGCCGCATGGGCGTCGACCGCAAGACCGTGCAAAACCTCGAGCTGGTCGACGTCGACGACGAGCGCGGGCTCGTGCTCGTGCGCGGCGCCGTACCGGGCCCGCGCAACGGCTACGTGCTCGTGCGCGTCGCCACCAAGAAGGACGTCTACCACAAGCGCGGACGCAGCGCGGAGCAGGAGCGGTCGAAGAACCCGCTGAAGGCCTCCAAGAAGGCCGCGGCGGGCCGCTAGCGGCTGCCGGCGCGGGCCGGTGCGGACACATCCCATCGGCCCGCGATCTCCGCCCCACGCGACACGAGCGATGGCGCGATCGAAGCTGTCGGACCGGCGCGCGCGCCACGACCACTACCACCAGCGCGCGCGCCGAGAGGGCTATGCGGCTCGCAGCGTGTTCAAGCTGTCCGAGATCGACCGGCGTTTCGGCTTGCTTCGCCCCGGCGCTCGCGTGCTCGACCTGGGCTGTCGCCCGGGCTCGTGGCTACAGTATTGCCGCCAGCGCGGTGCGTCGGCGCTGGTCGGGGTGGATCGCTCGCCGCTCGACATCGACGTACCCGGCGCGCGCATCGTGGTCGGCGACGTCCACGCCGTCGAGCCGGCGGCGCTACTGGCCGAACTCGCGCTCGCAGGCGCCCCGGCCGACGCTCGCTTCGACGTGGTCCTGTCGGACATGGCGCCGGACACCAGCGGCATCCGCCACGCGGATCAGGCGCGCTCCGAAGCCCTGTTCGAGCGCGCGCTGTGGATCGCCCGGCACACGCTCACCCGCGGCGGCCACTTCGTCGGCAAGCTGTTTCAGGGGCCGGAATTTCAGCGGCTCGTCGCCGACTGCCGCGCGTCGTTCGACGCGGTCAAGATGGTCAAGCCCAAGGGCAGCCGGCAACAGTCGATCGAACAGTACGTCGTCG
This genomic window contains:
- a CDS encoding 50S ribosomal protein L3; its protein translation is MAERMGLLGKKLGMTQVYAQDGECIPVTVILTRPNVVVGKRTIERDGYSALQLGFEEKPERLVTRPERGAFVKAKVKPMRVVRELRLPPDKVAQYEVGQIVSAKDVFVAGRPIDVTGTTKGRGTQGVIKRHGMAGTKASHGVHEYFRHGGSIGCRLTPGHVKRGKRMAGRMGVDRKTVQNLELVDVDDERGLVLVRGAVPGPRNGYVLVRVATKKDVYHKRGRSAEQERSKNPLKASKKAAAGR
- the metG gene encoding methionine--tRNA ligase subunit beta, with the protein product ADLYARYWPADCHLIGKDILRFHAVYWPCFLLSAKLPLPKSIVVTGFWNVSGKKISKSIPATRVDPVALADDIGVDALRYFLLREKPLGLDGDFRYESVVGRYNAELANDLGNLLHRTITMTDKFCGGRVPAAGPAAAAELAALADEVAAASGRAWEAYEPSRALEEVWRLVRAANQYVDQAQPWKLAKAGDSGAVAGVMRAALEAVTWCALLMAPALPHKADEILARLGVGDADRTAQLSRWPEPGSFGTLLPAGLTVSRGEPLFPRIDDDRAEALYAKWMGDAGLSAPAADAAGAPPDAAGRPLVSFDDFQRLDLRVAQVVAAERVPKADRLLRLELDVGPLGRRQVVAGIAAAYSPEQLVGRKVIFLANLEPATIRGVRSEGMVLAAGDDAIVGLSAVDTDVPPGTIIR
- a CDS encoding HEAT repeat domain-containing protein — its product is MFARSVTITFDAAVRDLAHGSDARTRADAAVALADAAPGAERHRAVDALIAALADDHPDVRGAAAHALGHLGDARAVPALVAGLDDDAPIARQSCAIALGRIGDDAAFEPLRRALRDGPPDVRFQAATSLVDVAGIRALPALLAALDDDDGEVLSAVALGLGALGDPRAADPLARLLDHARRQTRFDAAYALAALGDARGVDELAAALDDRALAWSAIEALERAGDARAIPAVARALARPLYPRPMRVRAAQAALALGATGDAERAARAVLCDALRAWRFDVRALAVDALAAVGGAWAAAPLQRLRAARRGRRLRDDIDRALRACKTRGSST
- a CDS encoding RlmE family RNA methyltransferase, with product MARSKLSDRRARHDHYHQRARREGYAARSVFKLSEIDRRFGLLRPGARVLDLGCRPGSWLQYCRQRGASALVGVDRSPLDIDVPGARIVVGDVHAVEPAALLAELALAGAPADARFDVVLSDMAPDTSGIRHADQARSEALFERALWIARHTLTRGGHFVGKLFQGPEFQRLVADCRASFDAVKMVKPKGSRQQSIEQYVVARGFRGLP
- a CDS encoding TatD family deoxyribonuclease — protein: MTDKPCSSAPIEWIDSHAHIDGPEFDADRDDVIARARAACVTDIVVVGAAGDLATAERAVRLAAGHERLHATVGVHPHDAAKLAPDWWEPLERLARADCVCAIGETGLDYHYDHSPRDVQRRRFAEFVELARRVGKPVVCHIRDAHADAKAILRETGAAEVGAVVHCFTGTPDDARDYVDLGCYVSFSGIVTFPSRSCEPIRAAVRQVPLDRVLVETDCPYLAPVPHRGRRNEPAWVAQTGEVVARAAGIDVAVLAAATTANARRFFRLTAA